In Treponema primitia ZAS-2, a genomic segment contains:
- the radA gene encoding DNA repair protein RadA, with the protein MKKQKAFIFKCTGCGHEEPKWLGRCPECGEWNTLIETPVSSGQGGSRSPGRSAPPQSYPLSSVDPQEGTRIGSGIGELDRVLGGGIMKRSAILVGGEPGIGKSTLLLQAAASAETRGRVLYVSGEESAGQVRMRADRLGLKGDNIEICCTGRLSEIETILEAVKPVIIMVDSAQTLHSDEAGPAPGTVNQMKYCSWELISWVKEHDAALFLVAHVTKEGLISGPKTLEHMVDTVLYFEGAASNEGDSRFLRATKNRFGSVDEIGIFVMGERGLSPVADPSLLFLVQREGGLPPGTVTAAVLEGSRTLLVEIQALAVPAKGAMSRVFSDRIDSARVSRVAATLEKHLNLRLSDHDLYVNVAGGIRIAEVGVELALAMALYSARTGLPLPSDAAIAGELSLAGEIRPVRRLPGRIKTARSLGFEQFLGPIDRQESGETGGLNAVGDLKSAIKALFG; encoded by the coding sequence ATGAAAAAGCAGAAAGCCTTCATCTTCAAATGTACCGGCTGCGGCCACGAGGAACCCAAGTGGCTGGGCCGCTGTCCTGAATGCGGGGAGTGGAATACCCTTATTGAAACACCCGTAAGCTCAGGCCAGGGGGGAAGCCGTTCTCCGGGACGCTCGGCGCCGCCCCAGTCTTACCCCCTGTCGTCGGTGGATCCCCAGGAGGGGACCCGTATCGGCAGTGGTATCGGAGAACTGGACCGAGTCCTGGGCGGGGGCATTATGAAACGATCCGCCATCCTGGTGGGGGGCGAACCGGGGATTGGGAAGTCTACACTGCTGCTCCAGGCTGCGGCATCTGCTGAAACCCGGGGCCGAGTCCTCTATGTTTCCGGGGAAGAATCCGCCGGGCAGGTGCGTATGCGGGCGGACCGCCTGGGTTTAAAAGGGGACAATATCGAAATCTGCTGCACCGGGAGGCTTTCGGAAATCGAAACCATCCTGGAGGCGGTTAAACCGGTGATCATCATGGTGGATTCCGCCCAGACCCTGCACAGCGACGAAGCTGGCCCCGCACCGGGCACGGTAAACCAGATGAAGTACTGTTCCTGGGAACTCATCTCCTGGGTCAAAGAGCATGACGCCGCCCTGTTTCTGGTGGCCCATGTGACCAAGGAAGGGCTGATCTCAGGGCCCAAAACTCTGGAACACATGGTAGACACGGTATTGTATTTTGAAGGGGCCGCCTCAAATGAAGGGGACAGCCGCTTTCTCAGGGCGACCAAGAACCGCTTCGGCTCGGTGGACGAAATCGGCATTTTTGTCATGGGTGAACGGGGGCTTTCCCCGGTGGCGGACCCCTCCCTGCTCTTCCTGGTACAGCGTGAGGGGGGACTGCCCCCGGGTACGGTCACCGCTGCGGTACTGGAGGGTTCCCGGACCCTGCTGGTGGAGATTCAGGCCCTGGCAGTACCCGCCAAGGGCGCCATGAGCCGGGTGTTTTCCGACCGCATCGACTCTGCCCGGGTCTCCAGGGTGGCAGCCACCCTGGAAAAGCACCTGAATCTGCGGCTTTCGGACCACGACCTGTACGTCAATGTGGCCGGGGGCATTCGGATCGCCGAGGTCGGGGTAGAACTGGCCCTGGCCATGGCCCTCTACTCCGCCCGAACCGGGCTTCCCCTCCCCTCAGACGCTGCCATAGCCGGGGAATTGTCTCTGGCCGGCGAGATACGTCCGGTCAGGCGCCTCCCGGGGCGGATCAAAACGGCCCGAAGCCTGGGCTTCGAACAGTTCCTGGGCCCCATAGACCGTCAGGAAAGCGGGGAAACCGGGGGGCTGAATGCAGTGGGGGATTTAAAATCTGCGATAAAAGCTTTGTTTGGATGA
- a CDS encoding pre-peptidase C-terminal domain-containing protein, whose product MLKRMGLYTALLFLLLLQNCAGTPQVEPGSELGEENEIAPDLYEPDSKHKPVPVEPLRWLERTLHTNDEDWFSLTPTFEGLLVAETDGNTDTVMELYRGDTLLKENDDVGNNQNARIEYFVEPGISYTIKVAGVRLAGATENASGPYRFRYVVETLLIDTTEPNNTKDEATPITMGSAITGYFTYPEDIDWYSLPIPGRGRLTIYTEGTMDTLLSVYDDWEDRIAQDDDSGDQGNAKIVVDILAPGTVYIMVSTYQGALGRYSLHCEFRDPVKADQYENDDTMARAKDIQIGTSQERNFLDAFDEDWVRLQITRQGTYEIHTTAADNYLDTFLELMDADGVKITEDDDSGGFWDAYLKVTLSPGTYYLRITPLDKDPLEDSRYTLSVSAGQ is encoded by the coding sequence ATGCTCAAAAGGATGGGATTATATACTGCTTTACTGTTTTTGCTATTATTACAGAACTGTGCAGGAACTCCCCAGGTAGAGCCCGGGAGCGAGCTTGGGGAAGAAAATGAGATAGCGCCGGATCTTTATGAACCGGACAGCAAACACAAGCCCGTCCCAGTCGAGCCCCTTAGGTGGCTCGAAAGGACCCTCCATACAAATGATGAAGACTGGTTTAGCCTTACCCCCACTTTTGAGGGGCTCCTGGTAGCGGAAACCGACGGGAATACCGATACGGTTATGGAACTCTACAGGGGTGATACCTTACTAAAAGAAAATGACGATGTTGGGAATAATCAGAATGCTAGGATCGAATATTTTGTCGAACCCGGGATCAGCTATACCATCAAGGTAGCCGGGGTCAGGCTGGCTGGAGCCACGGAAAATGCCTCCGGCCCCTACCGCTTCCGGTATGTGGTGGAAACCCTGCTGATAGATACCACGGAACCGAACAACACCAAGGACGAAGCAACGCCGATTACCATGGGGTCCGCCATAACGGGTTATTTCACCTATCCCGAGGACATCGACTGGTACAGCCTCCCGATTCCCGGCAGGGGCCGTCTTACAATTTACACCGAAGGAACCATGGACACCCTTCTTTCAGTCTACGATGACTGGGAAGATCGTATAGCCCAGGATGATGATTCCGGAGACCAGGGAAATGCCAAAATTGTTGTTGATATTCTGGCGCCGGGAACGGTCTACATCATGGTCAGCACCTACCAGGGCGCCCTGGGCCGGTACTCCCTCCATTGCGAATTCCGGGACCCGGTTAAGGCCGATCAATATGAAAACGACGATACCATGGCACGGGCCAAGGATATACAGATCGGCACCTCCCAAGAGCGAAACTTCCTTGATGCCTTTGACGAGGATTGGGTCCGGCTGCAAATTACCCGCCAGGGAACCTACGAAATCCACACCACCGCTGCGGACAATTATCTGGACACCTTTCTTGAACTGATGGATGCCGATGGGGTGAAGATCACCGAAGACGACGATTCAGGAGGGTTCTGGGATGCTTATCTTAAGGTCACCCTCAGCCCGGGAACTTACTATCTCAGGATCACCCCACTTGATAAGGACCCCCTGGAAGATAGCAGGTATACTCTGAGCGTATCGGCGGGTCAATAG
- a CDS encoding cyclase family protein, producing MFKLLSYTLSGDSPGWPGNPALALEEFSSLAKGNAANTCMVHFHNHSGTHIDGPNHYISGGAKIADLPLDYFIYERPLLLDIPKSEHEKIGAADLRPHENALARADLLMLRTGFSKYRDRDPARYGAEGPCITPDCAEYLVTAFESLKALAIDFVSIASYRDQEAGNEAHRILLGEKGHFICPIEDVNLGLVDKNALKRVFALPFFIGGADSTPVTVIAEEE from the coding sequence ATGTTTAAACTGCTTTCATATACTCTCAGCGGCGACTCCCCCGGCTGGCCCGGGAACCCGGCCCTGGCCCTGGAAGAATTCTCCAGCCTTGCCAAAGGAAACGCGGCAAACACCTGCATGGTTCACTTTCACAACCACAGCGGCACCCATATTGACGGGCCCAACCACTATATAAGCGGCGGGGCAAAGATTGCCGATCTTCCCCTGGATTACTTCATCTATGAGCGACCCCTGCTCCTGGACATACCCAAGTCGGAACATGAAAAAATCGGGGCCGCCGACCTGCGCCCCCATGAAAATGCCCTGGCCCGGGCAGACCTCTTGATGCTACGGACCGGCTTTTCAAAATACCGGGACAGGGACCCGGCTCGCTATGGGGCCGAGGGGCCCTGTATCACCCCAGACTGCGCCGAATACCTGGTAACAGCCTTTGAGAGCCTCAAAGCCTTGGCCATAGATTTTGTTTCCATCGCCTCCTACCGGGATCAGGAGGCGGGCAATGAAGCCCACCGCATACTACTGGGTGAGAAGGGCCATTTTATTTGCCCCATTGAGGACGTAAACCTGGGGCTTGTGGATAAAAACGCCTTAAAACGGGTATTTGCCCTGCCCTTTTTCATCGGCGGGGCGGACAGCACCCCGGTTACGGTTATTGCCGAAGAAGAATAG
- the htpG gene encoding molecular chaperone HtpG: protein MAQHQFQTEVSKLLHLIIHSLYSNREIFLREIVSNASDALDKLKYLTVADDAYKSISFDPRIDISFNKVNSDPSDPASPAASSPKTGSTLTIADNGIGMNEADLADSLGTIARSGTSSFLEKLAGDAKKDSNLIGQFGVGFYSAFMVADKIEVISRKAGEDKAWKWTSDGKEGYDIEPSQRDTQGSTVILHLTEEGAEYANRWSIEDIIKRYSNHVAFPIYLTYDEKEYDDKGKEKGSKTKTDRINSGTAIWRRSKSELKEEDYNEFYKTLGHDTEEPLFYVHTKAEGTLEYSTLFYIPQKAPFDMYNADYKPGVKLYVKRVFITDDDKELMPTWLRFVRGVIDSEDLPLNVSREILQQNKVLLNIKNGSVKKLLGEFKTLSDNNKEKWETFISQFNRPLKEGLYQDYANREAILELVRYKSTTTEGWTSLADYASRMKADQKNIYYITGGDEKTLKASPLLEAYRAKEIEVLIMDDEIDDIVIPSVGKYKDWDIKAVNRAGADEELGEKKDKAAEKEIKPVIEKIKKALGDRVKDVKLSRRLHDSPSCIVADENDPTMQMAQMLKAMGQAEMPEIKPILEVNGDHPIVVALKDTEDEGRIADVSGVLLDQALLVEGVKIKDPADFVKRLNRLLV, encoded by the coding sequence ATGGCACAGCACCAGTTTCAGACCGAAGTCAGCAAGCTTTTGCATCTGATCATCCATTCCCTCTATTCCAACCGGGAAATTTTTCTCCGGGAAATTGTTTCCAACGCTTCCGACGCCCTGGACAAGCTCAAATACCTTACCGTGGCTGATGATGCCTACAAATCCATCAGCTTTGACCCCCGGATCGACATTTCCTTCAATAAAGTGAACTCCGACCCCTCGGACCCAGCTTCGCCGGCCGCAAGCTCCCCCAAGACCGGTTCGACCCTGACCATCGCGGATAATGGTATCGGTATGAACGAGGCGGATCTGGCGGATTCCCTGGGCACCATAGCCCGGTCGGGAACCAGCAGTTTCCTGGAAAAGCTGGCCGGGGACGCCAAGAAGGACTCCAACCTTATCGGCCAGTTCGGGGTGGGCTTCTACTCAGCCTTTATGGTGGCGGATAAAATCGAGGTTATCAGCCGCAAGGCCGGGGAGGACAAGGCCTGGAAGTGGACCAGTGACGGGAAAGAGGGCTACGATATCGAGCCCAGCCAGCGGGATACCCAGGGCAGCACAGTTATCCTCCACCTCACCGAGGAAGGGGCCGAGTACGCCAACCGCTGGTCCATTGAGGACATCATCAAGCGCTACTCCAACCATGTGGCCTTCCCCATTTACCTGACCTACGACGAAAAAGAATACGATGACAAGGGCAAAGAAAAGGGCTCCAAAACCAAGACCGACCGGATCAATTCCGGAACCGCCATCTGGCGGCGGTCCAAGTCGGAGCTCAAGGAAGAGGACTACAACGAATTTTACAAAACCCTGGGCCACGACACCGAGGAACCCCTGTTCTATGTTCACACAAAAGCTGAAGGGACCCTGGAATACTCCACCCTGTTCTACATTCCCCAAAAAGCCCCCTTTGATATGTACAATGCAGACTACAAACCCGGGGTCAAGCTCTATGTAAAGCGGGTCTTTATCACCGACGACGACAAGGAGCTCATGCCCACCTGGCTGCGCTTTGTCCGGGGTGTTATCGATTCCGAGGACCTCCCCCTGAACGTAAGCCGGGAGATACTCCAGCAGAACAAAGTGCTCCTGAACATTAAAAACGGTTCGGTAAAAAAACTACTAGGTGAATTCAAAACCCTTTCGGATAACAATAAAGAAAAGTGGGAAACCTTTATTTCCCAATTCAACCGACCCCTGAAGGAAGGGCTCTACCAGGACTACGCCAACCGCGAGGCGATCCTGGAACTGGTCCGTTACAAGAGCACCACCACCGAAGGCTGGACCAGCCTGGCAGACTACGCCTCCCGGATGAAGGCGGACCAAAAGAACATCTACTATATTACCGGGGGGGACGAAAAAACCCTCAAGGCATCCCCGCTGCTGGAAGCATACCGGGCCAAGGAGATCGAAGTCCTGATCATGGACGACGAGATCGACGACATCGTCATCCCTTCGGTGGGCAAGTACAAGGACTGGGATATCAAGGCGGTGAACCGGGCCGGGGCGGACGAGGAGCTGGGCGAAAAGAAGGACAAGGCCGCTGAAAAGGAAATCAAGCCGGTGATCGAAAAGATCAAGAAGGCCCTGGGGGACCGGGTAAAGGACGTAAAACTTTCCCGCCGTCTCCACGATTCCCCCTCCTGTATCGTAGCGGACGAAAACGACCCCACCATGCAGATGGCCCAGATGCTCAAGGCCATGGGCCAGGCCGAGATGCCGGAGATTAAGCCCATCCTGGAAGTAAACGGCGACCACCCCATCGTAGTCGCCCTGAAAGATACCGAGGACGAAGGGCGCATCGCCGATGTGTCCGGGGTACTTCTGGATCAGGCCCTGTTAGTGGAAGGGGTCAAGATCAAGGACCCTGCGGATTTTGTAAAGCGGCTGAACCGCTTGCTGGTTTAA
- a CDS encoding response regulator, with product MVHEQNQKLKTARKMVPLYIAAVIVFWTFSVGVSLWLNISRTYEHARGAALIQARTAFEKDIMYRRWVSALGGVYGKIGDALPPNPYLSTDPTRDIHGPNNVPMTKINPAYMTRLVHEMGELASGVKGHITSNNPIRLGNEPDPWEKEALYELENTGKTEVIAVQEQDGKEYLRFIGPLVTEESCLSCHAFQGYKAGEQRGGISVAVPMTPFIQSANSTVSFLCISHGALWFFGLAILLLLNKRIVMHIVAQDEAEDQLRSLASELEDRVEERTKELQVSQQAAERANMAKSEFLSNMSHEIRTPMNAIIGMTTIGGRAANTERKDYAFGKIQDASQHLLGVINEILDMSKIEANKLELSFLEFNFEKMLQKVVNVINFKVEEKHQIFSIHIDKAIPPVLIGDDQRLAQVITNLLGNSVKFTPEGGAISLTTKLIAGDESQGDDAEYTVQIEVQDSGIGISPAQQDKLFTSFQQADSGTSRKFGGTGLGLAISKRIVEMMGGRIWIESELGKGSTFIFTVKARRGKSEYKSSLAPGRNWGNIRVLAVDDAPEIREYFAEIAQRFGFACDVAPDAEEALTLIQKNGVYDIYFVDWQMPGINGIELSRKIKEHQDSKSVVIMISSTEWDLIQDEAKKAGVDKFLPKPLFPSPIADLITECLGQGAAPSGETGTEEAVSYKGRRILLAEDVDINQEIVRTLLEPTELEIVCAGNGKEALRIFSEDPLGFNMIFMDVQMPEMDGFEATRSIRALENAPNAKTIPIVAMTANVFREDVERCLASGMNDHVGKPFDFEEILEKLRKYIPPAAHKKES from the coding sequence ATGGTACATGAACAGAACCAAAAATTAAAAACCGCTCGCAAAATGGTTCCCCTCTATATTGCTGCGGTGATAGTTTTCTGGACCTTCAGTGTAGGGGTTTCCCTGTGGCTTAATATAAGCCGTACCTACGAACACGCCCGGGGCGCCGCCTTGATCCAGGCGCGGACGGCCTTTGAAAAGGACATCATGTACCGCCGCTGGGTTTCCGCCCTGGGCGGCGTCTATGGCAAGATCGGCGATGCCCTCCCCCCCAATCCCTATCTGTCCACGGATCCTACCAGGGATATACACGGGCCGAATAATGTCCCCATGACCAAGATAAACCCTGCCTATATGACCCGGCTGGTGCATGAAATGGGGGAGCTGGCATCGGGGGTTAAAGGGCATATTACCAGTAATAACCCCATACGGCTGGGTAATGAACCGGACCCCTGGGAAAAAGAAGCCCTCTATGAGCTTGAAAACACGGGAAAAACTGAAGTAATCGCCGTACAGGAGCAGGATGGCAAGGAATATCTTCGTTTTATCGGGCCCCTGGTCACTGAAGAATCCTGCCTTTCCTGCCATGCCTTTCAGGGGTATAAGGCAGGGGAACAGCGCGGGGGGATCAGCGTAGCTGTACCTATGACCCCCTTTATACAGTCCGCCAACTCCACCGTAAGTTTTCTGTGCATTTCCCATGGAGCCCTCTGGTTTTTCGGCCTGGCGATTCTGCTTTTGTTAAATAAGCGGATTGTTATGCACATAGTGGCCCAGGATGAGGCGGAAGATCAGCTGCGCTCCCTGGCATCGGAGCTTGAAGACCGGGTAGAGGAGCGCACCAAGGAATTGCAGGTGAGCCAGCAGGCTGCGGAGCGGGCCAACATGGCTAAAAGCGAATTCCTTTCCAACATGAGCCACGAAATCCGTACCCCCATGAACGCCATCATCGGCATGACTACCATAGGAGGGCGGGCAGCTAATACTGAACGGAAAGACTATGCCTTTGGAAAAATACAGGATGCTTCCCAACACCTGCTGGGGGTTATTAACGAAATATTGGATATGTCAAAAATTGAAGCGAACAAACTGGAGCTATCCTTTTTGGAATTCAATTTTGAAAAGATGCTGCAAAAAGTTGTCAATGTTATTAACTTTAAGGTAGAAGAAAAGCATCAGATTTTTTCGATACACATTGATAAAGCCATTCCTCCCGTACTAATAGGGGACGATCAACGGCTGGCCCAGGTCATTACCAACCTATTGGGCAATTCGGTAAAATTTACCCCCGAAGGGGGCGCCATTTCCCTGACCACCAAATTGATCGCCGGAGATGAAAGCCAGGGGGATGATGCTGAATACACGGTACAGATTGAAGTGCAGGACAGCGGCATTGGCATCAGCCCGGCACAGCAGGATAAACTTTTCACCTCCTTCCAACAGGCGGACAGCGGTACCTCCCGGAAATTCGGCGGTACCGGCTTGGGCCTGGCCATCTCAAAACGTATCGTCGAAATGATGGGCGGCCGTATCTGGATAGAGTCGGAACTGGGCAAGGGTTCCACCTTTATCTTTACTGTTAAAGCCCGCCGGGGCAAGAGTGAATACAAATCTTCCCTGGCTCCGGGAAGGAATTGGGGCAATATACGGGTACTGGCGGTGGATGATGCGCCTGAAATCCGGGAGTATTTTGCGGAAATTGCCCAGCGCTTTGGATTTGCCTGCGATGTTGCCCCGGATGCCGAAGAAGCCCTCACCCTGATCCAAAAAAACGGCGTGTACGATATCTACTTTGTAGACTGGCAGATGCCCGGTATAAACGGTATAGAGCTTTCCCGGAAGATCAAGGAACATCAGGATTCTAAATCCGTAGTAATAATGATTTCTTCCACCGAATGGGACCTTATCCAGGATGAAGCTAAAAAAGCAGGGGTAGATAAATTTTTACCCAAGCCCCTGTTCCCTTCACCCATTGCAGATCTCATCACCGAATGCTTGGGCCAGGGGGCAGCTCCCAGCGGGGAAACAGGGACGGAGGAAGCTGTTTCGTACAAAGGTCGCCGTATCCTTTTGGCGGAAGATGTGGATATTAACCAGGAAATTGTGCGTACCCTGCTTGAACCCACGGAACTGGAAATTGTCTGCGCCGGGAATGGGAAAGAAGCGCTGCGCATATTCAGTGAGGATCCCCTTGGTTTTAACATGATTTTTATGGATGTGCAGATGCCGGAAATGGACGGCTTTGAAGCAACCCGCAGTATCCGTGCCCTTGAAAATGCTCCCAATGCCAAAACCATCCCCATAGTTGCCATGACCGCAAATGTATTCCGGGAAGATGTGGAACGCTGCCTTGCTTCGGGCATGAATGACCACGTAGGGAAACCCTTCGATTTTGAAGAGATTCTTGAAAAACTGCGAAAATACATTCCACCGGCTGCCCATAAAAAAGAATCCTGA
- a CDS encoding cytochrome c biogenesis protein ResB: MVKKIFAILRSLKLTAVLIGYFIITSAVSTFIPQKNSLEGPQPRFFSSPAFLIPVVLFFINLLSCTVFRFRRELKKSKPNFGPDLLHGGLLLFIIAAFLSGFNRIDGSITLSKGQQAILPNGSIIFLDGLEYVQDENGRPQAWKSYLSVIQDREVAIESYPLEVNHPLKVGGFSLYQYSYGVNSEGEYTVLRAVWDPGYAMVVIALFICAAGICITLFVKMKNFHQGRQRPNFQGE; the protein is encoded by the coding sequence ATGGTAAAGAAGATCTTTGCCATCCTCAGATCCCTTAAACTTACTGCGGTATTAATTGGATATTTTATCATAACAAGTGCGGTTTCGACTTTTATACCCCAGAAAAACTCCTTGGAAGGCCCCCAGCCACGGTTTTTCAGTTCCCCGGCTTTTCTAATTCCTGTGGTTTTGTTTTTTATCAACCTGCTTTCCTGCACGGTTTTCCGTTTCCGCCGGGAGTTGAAAAAAAGTAAACCAAATTTCGGCCCGGACCTGCTCCACGGAGGGCTGCTCCTTTTTATCATCGCCGCCTTTTTAAGCGGTTTTAACCGTATTGACGGATCAATTACCCTGTCCAAAGGCCAACAGGCTATTCTGCCCAACGGCAGCATCATCTTTCTTGATGGGCTTGAATATGTGCAGGACGAAAACGGCAGACCCCAAGCCTGGAAAAGCTATCTTTCGGTGATTCAGGATCGTGAAGTGGCCATTGAATCCTATCCGCTTGAGGTAAATCATCCCCTCAAGGTTGGGGGATTCTCACTGTACCAGTATTCCTACGGTGTTAATAGCGAAGGGGAATATACGGTTCTCCGGGCGGTGTGGGACCCCGGCTATGCCATGGTGGTGATTGCATTGTTTATATGCGCCGCCGGTATCTGCATTACCCTGTTTGTTAAAATGAAGAATTTTCACCAAGGCCGGCAAAGGCCAAATTTTCAAGGAGAATAA
- the ccsA gene encoding cytochrome c biogenesis protein CcsA: MTIISTAACIVLAIAVIIQIVFLFRKNDDAVSRWLVLLAALLLLTVSIIRSIQIRFIALTGTFESLIFYAAVICIIAFVYKTQRRIHRSKIISFISAFIALVFLAIASSPLTGKEALLPVPSLRSSWLLLHVSFAFIGESFFVVSFAAALAALLTKTEEKRLSYDKITYTAIAVGYPVFTAGALIFGAIWAQKAWGIWWSWDPKETWALITWLVYTFYLHLRLISKKTGKIISLVAVIGFLCTVFTLFGVNYLLPGLHSYK, from the coding sequence ATGACCATCATATCTACTGCCGCCTGTATTGTTTTGGCGATCGCCGTTATTATTCAAATAGTTTTTCTGTTCAGAAAAAACGATGATGCTGTAAGCCGGTGGTTAGTGCTTCTGGCCGCCCTGCTGCTTTTGACCGTATCCATAATCAGGAGCATACAAATACGGTTTATAGCCCTTACCGGGACCTTTGAGTCCCTGATCTTTTATGCCGCAGTGATTTGCATAATTGCCTTTGTGTATAAAACCCAGCGGCGCATTCACCGGAGTAAAATTATCAGTTTTATTTCTGCGTTTATCGCCCTGGTGTTTCTGGCCATTGCCAGTTCCCCCCTGACCGGCAAGGAAGCTCTGCTGCCGGTTCCCAGTTTGAGATCCTCCTGGCTATTGCTCCATGTCTCTTTTGCATTTATCGGGGAATCCTTTTTTGTAGTATCCTTCGCCGCAGCCCTGGCTGCTCTCCTCACCAAAACAGAAGAAAAGCGCCTCTCATATGATAAGATTACCTATACTGCCATAGCGGTGGGTTATCCGGTGTTTACCGCCGGGGCGCTTATTTTTGGCGCTATCTGGGCTCAGAAAGCCTGGGGTATATGGTGGAGCTGGGACCCAAAAGAAACCTGGGCCCTTATTACCTGGCTTGTGTACACTTTCTATTTACACTTGCGCCTTATTTCCAAAAAAACCGGTAAAATTATTTCCCTTGTTGCGGTGATAGGTTTTCTGTGCACTGTTTTTACATTGTTCGGGGTTAATTATCTTTTACCGGGATTGCATAGCTATAAATAG